A single region of the Zygotorulaspora mrakii chromosome 4, complete sequence genome encodes:
- the CTK1 gene encoding cyclin-dependent serine/threonine protein kinase CTK1 (similar to Saccharomyces cerevisiae KIN28 (YDL108W); ancestral locus Anc_2.332) — MVGEGTYGKVYKARNTITGKMVALKRLRLEGERDGFPITSIREIKLLQSFDHPNISTLKEIMVESQKTVYMIFEYADNDLSGLLLNKQIDIGPAQCKHIFKQLLLGIQYLHENGILHRDIKGSNILIDNKGQLRITDFGLARKIKASHDYTNRVITLWYRPPELLLGSTTYGFEVDMWGCGCVLIEMFNKSSIFQGQNELEQLDSIFKIMGTPSIEKWPKLFEMPWFFMVMPQQSKRYDNVFKERYGSLIPSENCIKLIEGLLDYNQRTRLTATQALQSEYFKEDPKPEPLSLEGTPGCHEYEVKLARKQKRAKDVEDQSSKKDISK; from the exons ATG GTTGGAGAGGGTACCTATGGAAAGGTTTATAAAGCTCGAAATACAATAACAGGTAAAATGGTAGCATTAAAAAGACTGAGACTAGAGGGAGAAAGAGACGGATTCCCTATTACATCCATTCGAGAAATCAAACTTTTGCAAAGTTTTGATCACCCTAATATTTCTActttaaaagaaataatgGTAGAATCTCAAAAAACCGTGTATATGATATTTGAATATGCGGACAACGATCTGAGTGGGcttcttttgaataaaCAGATAGATATTGGACCTGCACAGTGTAAACATATTTTTAAACAACTTTTACTTGGAATACAATATTTGCATGAAAATGGAATTTTACATCGAGATATCAAAGGATCTAATATTTTAATAGACAATAAAGGACAACTAAGGATTACAGATTTCGGTCTagcaagaaaaattaaagCGAGCCATGACTATACTAATAGGGTCATAACGTTGTGGTACCGGCCACCTGAACTATTGCTCGGTTCAACTACTTATGGTTTTGAAGTCGATATGTGGGGATGTGGATGTGTTTTGATTGAAATGTTCAATAAAAGCTCAATATTTCAGGGACAAAATGAGTTGGAACAATTAGATtccatcttcaaaataatggGCACAccatcaattgaaaaatggcccaagctttttgaaatgcCATGGTTTTTCATGGTCATGCCCCAACAGAGTAAAAGATATGATAAtgtcttcaaagaaagatatGGCTCCCTTATTCCATCCGAGAATTGCATAAAATTAATAGAGGGTTTACTAGACTATAATCAAAGAACGAGACTTACAGCAACCCAAGCATTACAAAGCGAATATTTTAAAGAAGACCCTAAACCTGAACCATTAAGTTTAGAAGGAACACCAGGATGTCATGAATATGAGGTAAAATTAGctagaaaacaaaaaagagctAAAGACGTCGAGGACCagtcttcaaaaaaagatatctCCAAATAA
- the TGL1 gene encoding sterol esterase (similar to Saccharomyces cerevisiae TGL1 (YKL140W); ancestral locus Anc_2.424): MHHQTTKLRNQRAKMSIFGRFSIIDTVIMILVYVETVLALTLRLVPQPIISFGTWLINLSETSDEYTMEQKIRHAATIHEICRLFDIDVEDHLVRTEDDYILTIHRIPPKRRIYNGRVVYLHHGLLMCSDVWVCNLERNKNLPFVLHDLGFDVWMGNNRGNKYSTAHLLRVPKSKKFWDFSIDEFAFFDIPNSVQFVLDRTKVEQLICIGFSQGSAQMFAAFSLSEELNRKVSQFIAISPAMTPRGLHNRIVDAMAKSSPGLMYLFFGRKIVLPTAVLWQRTLHPKLFNLGVDLGCRLLFDWNARNITARQKLASYGKLYSTTSVKSIVHWFQILHSQKFQMFEESDDILNSLHRPYEVATFPTRTNIKIPILLIYGGSDSLVDIKVMKENLPAKRVFDIRIDDHEHLDLLWGKDVDTLVVLNVIKFIQFFDEPVKIPLLEAQKDVLDLPSPRALDSNSGTNEDNDDNDDNESQTISYHKYNDDYSNKNGMNEISKIFSKQQRMLSESFLDELRL, translated from the coding sequence ATGCACCACCAGACAACGAAGTTGAGGAATCAACGTGCCAAGATGTCGATATTCGGTAGATTTTCTATAATCGACACGGTCATCATGATATTGGTCTATGTCGAGACCGTGTTGGCACTAACGCTAAGACTGGTCCCACAGCCAATAATATCGTTTGGTACATGGTTAATAAACCTATCAGAAACCTCTGATGAGTACACGATGGAGCAAAAAATCAGGCATGCCGCTACTATCCATGAAATTTGCCGTCTTTTTGATATAGATGTCGAAGACCATCTCGTTAGGACAGAGGACGATTACATACTTACGATTCACAGAATCCCGCCAAAGAGACGTATATACAACGGTAGAGTTGTTTACTTACATCATGGACTACTAATGTGCTCGGACGTTTGGGTTTGTAATTTAGagagaaataaaaatttgcCTTTTGTTTTACATGATCTAGGATTTGATGTTTGGATGGGTAATAATAGAGGTAACAAGTATTCAACGGCACATCTTTTGAGAGTACCGAAATCCAAAAAGTTTTGGGATTTCTCCATTGATGAGTTTGCTTTCTTCGATATACCAAACTCGGTCCAATTCGTACTGGACCGTACCAAGGTGGAACAATTGATTTGCATTGGATTTTCACAAGGTTCCGCTCAAATGTTTGCTGCATTCTCTTTGAGTGAGGAACTAAATAGGAAGGTTTCTCAGTTTATCGCTATTTCACCTGCCATGACACCCCGAGGACTACACAACAGAATTGTAGATGCTATGGCCAAGTCATCACCGGGATTAATGTATCTTTTTTTCGGTCGTAAAATTGTTTTACCTACCGCTGTGCTTTGGCAAAGAACTTTACATCCTaagcttttcaatcttGGCGTTGATTTGGGTTGTCGATTGCTGTTTGATTGGAACGCGAGAAACATCACTGCAAGACAAAAGCTGGCTTCCTACGGCAAATTATATTCCACAACAAGTGTTAAATCAATTGTTCATtggtttcaaattttacaTTCTCAGAAGTTTCAAATGTTTGAAGAATCAGACGACATATTGAACTCCCTACACAGACCGTATGAGGTCGCCACATTCCCAACGAGaacaaatataaaaataccTATTCTTCTAATCTATGGTGGCAGTGACTCATTGGTTGACATCAAAGTAATGAAAGAGAATCTGCCAGCAAAAAGGGTGTTTGATATCAGAATTGATGATCACGAGCATTTAGATTTGTTGTGGGGGAAAGATGTTGACACATTAGTCGTTTTGAATGTAATAaaattcattcaatttttcgaCGAACCAGTCAAAATTCCCTTATTGGAGGCTCAAAAGGATGTCCTTGATTTACCTTCTCCAAGAGCACTCGATTCCAACTCGGGTACAAATGAGGATAACGATGACAACGATGACAACGAATCACAAACGATATCCTACCACAAATATAACGATGACTACTCCAATAAAAATGGCATGAACGAAATCAGCAAAATATTCTCTAAACAGCAGAGGATGCTAAGTGAATCGTTCCTAGACGAACTACGTCTATGA
- the HSK3 gene encoding Hsk3p (similar to Saccharomyces cerevisiae HSK3 (YKL138C- A); ancestral locus Anc_2.426), which yields MPNSTKRIQYAHMAKQLESLHSNLLETTRQLERMSEQCNKSVVDQLGKVHASWFIGSNRYFEEEMLGKQK from the coding sequence ATGCCCAACTCCACAAAACGAATTCAGTATGCTCATATGGCCAAACAGCTCGAATCTTTGCACAGCAACCTCTTAGAAACTACGCGTCAGCTGGAGAGGATGTCTGAACAGTGCAACAAAAGTGTCGTCGATCAATTGGGTAAAGTGCATGCTAGTTGGTTTATTGGTAGTAACAGGtactttgaagaagaaatgctTGGCAAGCAAAAATAA
- the SPC24 gene encoding kinetochore-associated Ndc80 complex subunit SPC24 (similar to Saccharomyces cerevisiae SPC24 (YMR117C); ancestral locus Anc_2.427), translating into MKDNLLENPADLLRDVRDNFIIEEDVESILNIDKRIDEMRNKSHQNTESKKIEVAKLSVQLESRNSKISELQAAMERIKAESEELASQHEIVDYVDELDELEKSIISLRCQLDERIVTFVKNERSMSNDLTLGSPNVPVTQIEGLAATTDDTAEIMNDPIARANILKLKLCRTMGLIIDEDTNQVIIETADNKVETLPLDDDLSDFFKTKYIWQRIQSRKVR; encoded by the coding sequence ATGAAGGACAATCTTCTCGAGAACCCAGCAGACCTATTGCGAGATGTTCGTgataatttcattattgaagaagatgtgGAGTCCATCCTAAATATAGATAAAAGAATAGACGAGATGCGAAATAAATCTCACCAAAATACTGAGAGCAAGAAAATCGAAGTTGCCAAGCTGAGCGTTCAATTAGAGTCACGAAACTCCAAGATAAGCGAGCTTCAAGCAGCTATGGAAAGGATCAAGGCAGAATCAGAAGAATTGGCCAGTCAACACGAAATTGTAGATTATGTTGATGAACTCGACGAGCTAGAGAAAAGCATAATATCCCTGAGGTGCCAATTGGACGAACGTATTGTAACATTTGTTAAAAATGAAAGGAGCATGTCCAATGACCTGACACTAGGGTCGCCAAATGTACCAGTAACTCAAATAGAAGGTCTAGCGGCGACGACCGACGATACAGCAGAAATAATGAATGATCCTATCGCCCGTGCCAACATTCTAAAGCTGAAGCTTTGTAGAACGATGGGCCTAATAATAGATGAGGACACTAACCAGGTTATCATAGAAACTGCTGATAACAAAGTCGAGACTTTGCCCTTGGACGATGACTTGagtgattttttcaaaacaaagtATATTTGGCAAAGAATTCAATCGAGAAAAGTAAGGTAA
- the MRPL31 gene encoding mitochondrial 54S ribosomal protein mL60 (similar to Saccharomyces cerevisiae MRPL31 (YKL138C); ancestral locus Anc_2.428): MFGPFKATSTLMGGLLWKIPWRMSSHQKQRVRQRLKDVDEVLRQVNLGLHVERSEKKGLAYDKAISSKTLLKPRLKTLRLLNKSSIFPKEFQMSSKDKYTVFDKKEKDYRKGIHKVPKFTKLSLRRNPKFY; encoded by the coding sequence ATGTTTGGTCCATTTAAGGCGACAAGCACACTAATGGGGGGGCTATTGTGGAAGATCCCTTGGAGAATGTCCTCAcaccaaaaacaaagagtTAGACAAAGATTAAAAGACGTTGATGAAGTGTTGAGGCAAGTTAATTTAGGCTTGCATGTCGAAAggagtgaaaagaaaggatTAGCCTATGATAAAGCCATAAGTTCCAAAACATTGCTCAAACCAAGACTTAAGACATTACGTCTGCTGAACAAAtcctcaatttttcctAAAGAATTTCAGATGTCATCAAAAGACAAATATACGGTCTTTGAtaagaaagaaaaggattACAGAAAAGGAATTCATAAGGTACCCAAGTTCACTAAGCTCTCTCTAAGAAGAAATCCCAAATTTTATTAG